Within the Glycine max cultivar Williams 82 chromosome 12, Glycine_max_v4.0, whole genome shotgun sequence genome, the region TATGATCTaatttttctttgcttttttatcattcataattaactttttttgtgCCTTtccctttttaaaatatttctgcAGGTAGGAGACTTGAAAGTATCCGGCAAGAATGATGATCAACTGAATGGTTTTACTTCTAGGGTAACCCTGCTAAAtttaagatgttttttttatcagaatggaagaaataattttaagtcCTTTTCTTAACCAAGTTATGTGGTCTATGATCGATGGTCATTTGTGTAGGGTAAGGGGTTTAACTCACAGCATTATCCAAAGCTGCAGGCTGATGAATGTGACATAAATTTTAATGGAAACAATGTTGAGTGCAACACAAACTTGAAGAAAAAGGGTCTCTGCTTAGTTCCTTTGTCCATGTTGGTTAATTATTATGGGTGAATGGCACTTTTGTTTATAGCCTTTTCCTTGTCTTGTAACCTTCTCTTTGTATTCTTCTATATATGTAGCTTGACTGCTCAGGTTAATTACGTTGCTGTACACATAGCATGATCAATAACAGATAATCTCTGTCTTATTTCAATCACTGTTAACATGAGATCATAACGTGAGTCcataatttatgttttgttcatttgttCATGAAAAGAGAAACTTACATGCATAGTTACATGATGTTGTGGCattctccaaaaaaaaatatgtgctCAACAAGCTGCAAgctcagtaaaaaaaaatgaaaggagaTAAGAAGGCTAGGTATAATGTTTGAAAAAcatgtggatgacattgctttgaattttaaattaataaaatgaatgtaaGTTTCAACAAATTAGTACGAGGGAGAGAAAAACGAGCACTTTTCATGATGTTAGATATTGGTGATGATGTGGGTGAAAAAGGCTTTATTAGTATAGCGGCTGGTCCAAGTGAAAGCAGGTGGGTCAAAATGTTTAAGTAGTTCGATTTTTATTCTACTTATGGAAGACTTTTATGAGTTCATATGTATAATGTATAATATAGTTAAGAGTAtactaaattttgttaaatttaaattataatgcatttttaatttatatgccacaccaaataaaaatgtaatttatatgATTCTATGAATgtcctttaaattaaattctactttccttaattatatACGCTTTGAACTAAATTAAGAATGTACTTtagattaaatattaatttaaaggtGTTTCTGTTAATTAATTGAATGAGAGCATAGTGGTGATGGATGGTTCGTGGTTTCAGTCATGGCGATGATACTTGGTGGCTGgaccaattttaattttcaaatggtttGAAATAAGTAGGATAGGTGATAAATCAAAACCAGAAAAGAACCCTTTTCTGTAGAACATTGAAAAACGAAGATTCGTGGGTAGCAGTACTCCAGttaatattaaacataaaaaaaattgtgtgacTCATGTAATAAATACTTTAGTCCCTAAATAATACATCTATTCagttaattattgaataaaCTATCTTATAGACATCGTATTAGATCGTACGTGGACAGTAGTTTACATAACAGTACTGcaaaacattaaagaaaatgcAATCATGTcacattcataaataaaaataattccaTCGATTAAGCATTTGTTGTTtagtaattaaagaaatttcattCGTACTAATTagcatttttctaatttctaaaagTATGTAATGTGTCAATCATGGGAGGtacattagaaaaatataaaaagttagctagtttataaaatgtcaaatataaCATCACCTTTCCTTTATGTtagtatatgaaaaaatatcctaattattactttttaaattacataaactCTTCTCATATATTTGAGAGAATCGCTATCTATTAATCATAATATGtgattcttttgatgaattgattaacagctgcaaaaaaaaaaaaattatgcatggTACACTATTACTATTACACATGTGacatttagtaatatttttatataacacttaacaaaaaattattaaatttttttgacaacatttaaaaaataacatcaaatataaatagatgttactaatatattttttttgatatttcatcaaatattatatataatttatgttgttaaagaaaatttaaatgtcGTAAAACatatcaataatatttatttatatttaacaatattttataaatgcTAACAAAAGTGTTtagtaacatttttattaaatattagataaaaaaatgttattaaagatCACAAGCATAACAACAGTAAATCACatgcatttattttaaaaaatcatttaaattaaatttaataataaagataaaagagagtaaatgaaaagatatagtcaattaagaaaatcaagtatataataaaagataaaaagaggATAATAAGTTGATATTGTTAAGagatgtattttttggctagtTACGAAAGCAATGTgtcaaatacatatttaaaagaaaataaattaaaataaaaaatattaagaatgtttgataaaaaaaagagaatggaaagagCAAGAGTCttattttcaagttttatattctaatttataacaAAGAAATAGATTCTTTGAAGTTTAAACAATACATAGAAAATGTACATAAAAATATACACGCCCGTATATACGTGTGTGATAGCaaattaagcatgaatgttACATATATCCTATGAATTTGCTGTCTGATTATCCCTGGAACATTAGTGTCCTTTTGAGGCTTTcgtatcattttttaattgaaaagctCAAGGcaaacaattaatatatttgtatggCAAATAAACTAATTATTGAGATAATACTTTATTGTTTAGTAATTAATATGGTATGATACCTACTATAGCAGAGAAGAAAATCAGAACACTGAACCACGAAAGATAGATATGCAGGCTTCCTTGAACCCTCGAAAGTCTTTAAATTATAGTATATAACATATCAAAATGATTCAAATGGAAAAACAATTAGATGGatagatttaaaaatatatctagTTTCGTCTCCTACCTCATTTAATAAAGAATATTCTGAAACGGCTGCAACAAAAGACCCCGCCATGTGCTCTAGCATTTAGAACAGGTAAGCACGGAGGATCACAGAACTTCTTTAAAACATTTACTAAAAACAACACTCCATAATATAATGATAATACTGTCTTAATTAATTTCACCCCCTCTAGCATTAATTGTTCTTTTacgtaaactattttttttttaaagatagcGCAAGTTATATATACttgaaggtattttttttattatacatttgATAATAGTAAAACTCAAtggaaaattaatttgaacttCACAGCTATGTAGGTTGATACAATCATAAACGcttaagtatttgttttttaatttacaccTCTTTTACCCCATGCCATAATAATGACCAAGCTTTTTGTTGATTAGTACATgtagaaataaaattgaatataatttgCATGAGCAACACTTCTAATTTATAGTTAACCTATGCACACGGCAATATTAATGATGCTTATGCCAGGAATTCTCTCTCTCGGGTCGAAAATAATTGTAGCCttgtaccaaaaacaaaaatgttgccAATTTGGTCAAATCAAGTTCCGGTTCAAAGCTTCCAAATGAATCAATGTATGTGCTATTCAATGCTGAAGCTCAATTCAACcgattcatatatatatgctttGTACATAAGCTTTGCATGTCGCCATCACAAAGCAATAATACAAATGGGCAAAACTGTTGACAACGATCTCTGTATAATTGCATGCCATGGCAAGATCAAAGTTTTGCCCATCGACAAGGTAGGATTGGACTGATGCtggataaagaaaaagagaaacaaagagCATTTATGTCAGATAGTGCATaagattaactttttttatacaatttattttggATAAACTTTCTGctagttttgttttattattgtcataaatgtaaaatatttagtgAATTAGTCGATAATTAATTTCTggccaaaaatttaattaatcagtagaatttctttttttaatcacatttttCTATCAGAAgcttaagtttaaaaaatttaagctcaATTATACTCATACCGATTAAAGTAATTAACGTTGGTACTACCGCTGGTTTGAAAAGATAATTAGTTGTTTAACCTTAACAAAAACTGGTTTACATCACTGATTTGGTAAACAGTCAAATACTTAACTGCCACTAATGATGTGATTTATGTTATGGGATGGTAGATCAAATGTCCAACTCAGCCAAAACCTGACAATTATAGGATTCATCTTCACCTTTTATAACATATACATTCTACAATAATCGATCAGTTAGGAGCACTAATGGCGATCAATTATCATTCCCATCTATGTCTTCACTGCAGTACTCGACATTACAATATAATGCTTTTTTGTTGCAATGTATCTCTATGCACACTAGCTTGCGTGATTTGAAGTGTAATGATTTAGAGCTTGTTTCAGTAGTGGCTGTACCTAATTAATTACCATGGTACGTATAAAAATAGAATTGAAAGCATGAATCACatcatattcttttaattttcttttggtttaaTTATACATTGGAATAAAGTCTGAGGTGAGATCTCACGTGTAGGAATGAGATAGTTAAAcaccatataaataaataaaaaattatcataaacttGAACTTTAAAGTTTTGAGTTATAGTGTGGTATCAAATTCACGTTTATTTTTTCTCATACATACAATAATTGGTAtatcctattatttgatttggtgATTAATTCGGACGAGTAAGATGACGACAATAACTCATAACTCATTGATGTAAATCTCTCTCTACTTAATGAATAACAACATGCATTAATTCAACAAGTGAATTGAATATGGAAATCGTTTCAACTTGTTCTACGTACCCTACAGGCTACAACCTGATGAAGACCTATTTATTTGTAGGGCCGGGGAGGGAAGAGGGCTCTTAGGCCACAAGAGATATACGGACGATAACTAGGTCAACAAAATTCTGTTTCAAGATGGTCAGGTAGATATAGTAAACATCttagatttttatttgattgggtagaattaatataaaagaatatataatgACTTAAGCTGTTAACCGTCtctaatgaaaacaaaataagtgtGTTAATATaggatatttaatattttaattacacaagcattttttttctccttttcgtCCAAAATAAATGGATTAAAAAAGTAGTGAATTACGATTCCTTCCTTCCATAGATAGTgtaaaaaacaaatggaagaagggtttgttttttgttttttttttcgtccGTCTATTTCCatattcttctttatttattttagtggtTCCAAATTGTGTGTTAAggaagtttaataaaaaaaaatttaaaatgcataAATATAGGTATATGAATCCTAGGAAGCCATTTCCCACATTAATTTACCCCGAAAATTTTCAACAAACTAGCAAGTATGTTAGAAAACGATACTTTCTTGTCAAAAATAGCAAAATTATACTAGTATATATACCTTGTGTTGGACCCGTAGTTACTTAATTTAATTTGCCCGCTAAATATATATAGAGCATTGGTTATTTTTCTCTGACCCTCAAAAacgaataaaatatttacaactcacgtctttatttcttctttttttaaaaaaaaaaaatgatacaacTCACGTCTTGGATTGCTTATTTGTGTAATATATGTGTCTTTCACAAAAATCAATGTATAAGCAACCTCCAAGTTACCCCCAAGGCCACAACAAGTTGACCTTATAATTTAAGCATTCTAGTATTctactaatttttttcttcttgtttttataTGTATATCCATGGTTCTTCATTTGCTATATTCGGAAAGTTATAATATCTTCGTGATTTTCGGTCTATATGGTCATCCAAGTGCTTAGAAAGCCAAATTAAACAAGTGAATGAACCATTTAGCTacccaaaaaaagaaacatattcGTCTTCAAATTATGGTCCCCCCACCAAGTAACTGGACAATAATTAGCATCATGTGTTATCCTCTCACATACTTAACCTAGTCACATTCGCTTGTGTAAATGTAGTTTTGTATTGCTTGGTGATGTGTACTGTATTGACTTTTGTAGAAACATGGTTTTCATGTGCCTCCACACGACAAGAATAAAGTCATAGTGATTTAGGCCCCGTGAATTGAAGCAGAGTGAGAAGCAGGTTGGTACAAACTGACAAGTTTATATGCTTCTTACGTTGAACTTTCTCTAGAATACAATTTTGGAAGAACTAATATATGACAAATGGTACTCAAATGTCATCATTTGATTTATCAGCCTAGCTCATATCATATGACAGTTTTCagttgatttatttatatttgttggCAACATATAGTAACATTTGTTGATTGTATAGGACCATATGCGCATAATTCATGcatactaaaatttaataaacgGATTTGTTTGTGAGCACAGTTTATAATAGATTTAGAAAAGGTCATCTAATATTTCATTGACGATAAACAAATTTACTATATGGGATGAAAAAGTGAGAAATGAAGATATATAGATGAAATAGGATGGAAAGAGAGAGTAGAAAGTGAagttatttgattaattgagATGAAAAGAAGTGTAAAAgagattaaatatttaaattaaagtagtatataaataataaaaggaaagtgtaaAAGAATTGAGATTGAGCAGATGCCCATTTTACCCCTATAAAAATGTTTCCTAATTAGCTGAgacgaaaaaataatttttttagcacATAACTGATTATACATTGCACATAATTGATTATGGTTCAGACATGCAACCTGAGGCATGCCCCTTTGATCACCTAATTGGTTATGGTAAAgacataatttattatgttaggAGAAGTGAACGGCAATAGTAGAGAAGATACCAAAAGAAAATGAACCATACACAAGGGTCGCAACAGATAGAGATGGTAAGCACTCTTATGTTGTATTATGCAACCTCGTCATCCGCGTGCTTTCACTCTCTTTCATCTCATTTTGGGATGAGAGTTTTAAGCCATGGGTTCcacattcttttcaaaaaatgtaGTTGCAATATATTTCCACTGAACATTCCTTCTCACAAATTTCATTCCAaagcaattaaaatcaattgcaCTCAACATTCATCCCCTTGAACCAAACACTATTTGATAATTATGGGTATTTTTGTTCAAATAGCATGCTGTATTACTTGACAATTaagcgataaaaaaaaaagcaacaagAAATAAGACTCTCTTTGACACTATATTTGGTAGAAGAGAAACAACCAGGAAGGAGCAGGAGAGGAAGGAGAAATTGTAAAATCATGTTCTCTTCCTTCCttatgaaagaataaaaaataagtgatcATCAACCCGACTTCAAGAATAAAGTAACTAAAGTTTAAGTTTTAGACTTattagtaaaaattattttctattatattttgtataaaaaaattacatatattgaaaaaaaattaatatataactatctcgtttaaagtaaaaaaatgtttttttttttaattttctttttaaacctTACTCATAATTAGGTCGGGGAAAACTCACCaaatattataaagaaatatctgaataaataaattaagtattcctaaattattattataaaccgGTTTAtttaaactcttttcaaatgaAATTCTCCCATTGAAAGATATATTTAAGCATTTacagtaattatatattttatatataaaaaaactccaaaaaattaatactttataaaatttgaaaataacaacctttaaaaaattctaaaaaatctgTATCACAGAATTACcattgtttattatttattaaagccTAAATAAACGGGTCTCGTATCATTTGTCCAAGTCATGAACTCACAACAGTCGGAGCTTATTCaacaaatatgtaaaataatgttttttgtcTTATCTAAATTTCATGTAGGTAAAGAACATTATTCTTTTCTCTTGTTACTTGCATcactcacttttttttataaaaaaaatagtctttacTACTTTCATAATTTGGAGGACAAGGAATGttattcatgtatttttgttCCTGCTGCTGATATTCTCTGTGATTGTATATGAAAATGGCTGGCAACTAACAACCTCTGCATAAACTTAACAACTTTTTAGGAATATTATGAGAACAATATTCAATCTAACTTATCACGTATCTCTCTGGACGGCGAAAGGGGAGCTTAAGCTTCGGGATTTGGACCACATGTCCTCTTTTGGGTTTGCTTATTTCTTCATTGCATATGTCACAAAGCTAAcactaatattttaatcttaagtATCTAGTGTATCCATCTTATTAATGTTTGTAACCGTGGTAGGTAATTGAAGACAACAAAGTGGGGAAGGTTCTATGAATCAACATTTGGATCCTGTCTTAGGCTAGCCATGTGCAACATTCTCCATGCTTCTGCACCCAAATTGTAGCCTATGATTAGTGCCGTCATTCTTCACAAGTGTTAAAGTGCCCTAGTTAATATATAGGCTAGGAATTCTTGTGAAATTATCAAGAATAATgcaatatatattatagataCCAAATTGAAAGgtgagaaattaatttttttttagcttaatttgtaaataattcaTGTAATTGTCTCTTGTAGTTTGTGTAACTAAAGATTACAAACAAAATAACCTGAAATTTGTGTTAATGTTCTCTTAAAAGACTTATTTGTGTGATATGTGTAAGTCTTCCAAAATATAACAactgagaaataaaaaagttagtAAGATGGTAACCAAAGAatttagaaagagaaagaagaaaaattattgaaaattataaaagtatataAGAGAGTTATTAAATGAGTTGTGAgatctattaaaatttataattttttttataaatttcagtcaataataaaaaatttatttaaaaggatGTGTTATAAAGTGTCTTAACGACATTTCTCTTTGACTGGACAAATCATGCTATATATAAGATTAGTGAACATTGAGGTCCTACTAACTCATATTTACGAATAAGACTTGGTCAAAAAATTCTTgcgaaataatttattaaacctTGAAACAAAAATTCTTTGAAGCCCAATATTAAAGGAATTGCGTTGCCTTAGGCCCAGTTACGAACCCACTTTCTTTACTTGCTTGTTTGAAAACTCTTTAAAACAAGATAATacataaacactaaaaaaatgttaagcaATATAAGACATGTGACttttaaaatatccaaaaaaaaaaaacatctcttGAAACTGTAAATTTTTCACTACTTGTACAAGATACTGCCATATTCTTTAATGCCAAAGAAGACATATATATACTCCAATAGAAATATACTTCCTGTAAACATAGCAACAACATAAACAAAACACCAgttatcaatcaattaaaaagaataataaggcTACTAGTACATGTGCTGAAAATCCTGGCTCGAAACAATTAAAGCTTGATTTTGTAATTGCAATTGGTATCAACTTTCCTAGAGCTTATATTAACAGAGATGTCACATGAGCTATAAGACGTGGCCTTCAATTTGATAATGTTGAACATACGGGCTTTCCCAGGAAGTGCAGTTGTTGATGTGAAATTCAAAGTTCCACCTAGAACATCTGACAAAAAATTAGGATCATTGATTAACTTTTCTACCATAAAATCTGCTGAAGTGTTCACATTAATCTGGCCACGTGCTGGAACTAACTCTGCTTCTATTGGAACTTCGGCTACCACGGTATCATGAAAATTCACATAACCAGTGGAGTTTTTGTACTCGAAGCTTCCATAGTTTGGATTCCTTATAGTAATTATCATGCCTAGAGTCACATTTATGGTCAAATTGGGTGAAAGGGAAAATTGAAAGTCTTCTAGACCAACAGGGTGGACAGTGATTTCAGGA harbors:
- the LOC100800442 gene encoding late embryogenesis abundant protein At1g64065, translated to MANRGLKICLAVSLLFLVIVTIMIVTLFMTIFKPKNPEITVHPVGLEDFQFSLSPNLTINVTLGMIITIRNPNYGSFEYKNSTGYVNFHDTVVAEVPIEAELVPARGQINVNTSADFMVEKLINDPNFLSDVLGGTLNFTSTTALPGKARMFNIIKLKATSYSSCDISVNISSRKVDTNCNYKIKL